Within the Erigeron canadensis isolate Cc75 chromosome 6, C_canadensis_v1, whole genome shotgun sequence genome, the region TTCGTTCAGAAAGTCGAAGAAGGTTTAAGAGTTGCAACTGCGCCATTGTTGAACCTGAAAGGAGGAGTTACGGTCGAGATTCATGTTTTGCTTgtcaaaagtcaaagtcaaatggTTTTGACTATGCATCCTCATCAGAAGAGGATGATACACTTAATACAAGTGCCGTGACTGCTGATGTCAACGTTACTGCTCCAACTGGCAAGAACCAACATTTGAGATATAGCCTTATAAAGAGCAAACAAATGGTGGGAATCTTCGTTACCATTTGGGTAAAGAAGGAGCTTATTCCATACATAGGCCACTTAAGAACTTCTTGCATAAGTCGAGGGATTTTGGGTTATCTCGGCAATAAGGTATGTCAGTATCAGCTTAATTGCACAAATAAATAGTGCTTAAGAGGAGTCCCCCATGCAGCATAAGTGAGCCCTCACATAACGGTTCCACATGTGGGCGTctctttgttaaaaaaaaaaaactacctaTCTAGTGTGCCCCACTCAATGAATAGTGATTACGAAGAGACTTCCCCGCATGCACTTGACCTGTACTAGTGAGCCCTTGCTTCCATCCAAATAGaagtcttttttttcttttttttcccctcatTATGTCACTTTTTACGCTATCTTATTAACGCGTGATGAGTAGTGCTTAACAAAGACGCACCTCGCTGTAGATGTCTCTCTTTTACTGTATAATTAACTATGTTGGTTATGTAATTGTTTCAGGGTTGTATCTCTGTGAGCATGACCTTCAAGCAAACGAGCTTTTGCTTTGTCTGCAGTCACTTGGCATCAGGAGAGAAAGAAGGGGACGAGCTACGTAGGAATTTAGATGTTATTGAGATTCTTAAAAGCACACAGTTTCCAAGGATATGCAAAACATACAATGCTAAGGTGCCAGACAAGATTTTAGATCATGAGTAAGTGCCTTGCTTGGCAAAtactttcttattttatatatgactGAATTATATTAACATCCAATCCAACTGTAATTCTCATGTTTTAATAATTTCTCCAGCCGTGTTATCTGGTTAGGGGATTTAAACTATCGAATAGCCCTTAGTTACCATGAAACCAAGAAACTCCTAGAGCAGAATGCGTGGGATGCTCTTCTTAGTAAGGATCAGGTACTTTTGTATGTTCATTTCCcattttcttttgttctttgtatgtttgTTTGATTATATACGACTATTGGTGGAaaatggatgggttgggtaattGGTCAAGAAGGATAATTTTAACAAGTTGGGTTTGATCCGGCCTACCTGTCACAGGCTTTTCTATCCAcctttttgaaaattatagaTAACTAATGTATTATATAAGATTAAATCAAATTGTTAAAATATAAACGAACTTTTCATATCAAGTAAATTGTTTAGGGGATAAGGAATTTCAGCCTTTGCAAACATATTTAGCTACTTTTGACCAGTTTAACTTGTTCAACCCATTTCCTCCTTTAATTTTTGAACATTACCCTGCTAATATATGCAGTTAATGAAAAAACCCAAGCCAAGATAATGTTAAACGGGTCAACTTGGTACCTTTATATTTGTCAGATTCATGTTTCATAATACTGTGTATTTTTTGTTCTTGGGTTGTATTATTAGTAAAAATGAACGTTTTGCTACTACATCTACAATCTGAAATGTTAGTATAAACAAACACTCGCTTGTTTTTagtgttttaatttttgttgcaCTTCTTGGATATTACGCAGCTTAAGATCGAAAGGGAAGCTGGTAGAGTATTTGAGGGTTGGAAAGAGGGGAAGATCTATTTTCCGCCAACGTACAAATACTCCTACAACTCGGATTCGTATGCTGGAGATACAATAACATCAAAGAGCAAAAGGAGAACGCCAGCATGGTAATTTccaaatattttttgatttagagGTCCTGATTTTTAATCCTAATAAAGACGCATGCTTTGACTTTTTTGGTCTAAGAATTTTCTTTTTGGTCTCGAATgaataaataagttttttagACTGCAAAAACTCGAAACTTACACCGCCTTTATGTGTTTTCCTTGACCCATGAAATCAAGGATTTAAAACAGAAATtggatattatttttttttctttgggcCTAGAAGTGGTAAAACAAGCAGGTTGGTACCCAGTCAAACGGGTTATTTCTGATACGTGTTCAATTTGACCCAACACACTTTTTGTTGAGTTCCTTTGTGTTTTATGTGATTGATATTCCTATAGTATTACATGATAGGTTTGCTATACTTTCAATGTATTTGACCCGTTTATTATCTtagtctattttttttaaagatgaaacATTGCCTATGTCAACATGTCTATCAATAAACAAGTTAAAGTTGGCACTTGTAGTTGGGACTGATTATGAGCAGTGGGTTTCACTTGAGTTCCTGGATAGATTTCATTTTCTCATTGGATGAGAACCTAAATGTTGCAGGTGCGACAGAATACTTTGGTATGGTGAAGGGATCTATCAAAAATCATATTCACGTTGGGACTCACGGTTTTCTGATCACCGTCCTGTTTGTGCAAcgtttataatatttttactttaatcAAAGGTTAGTAGAGTTGTTAATAAAATGTTCAAATGTTGGTTGATATGATAGACTATCTTGATCCTCCTAATTTAAATCAAATCTAAAACATATGATTTTGTGCAGGGAATAAAATGATCGTTCGAACGACTGCCTGATGAATGATAGATGTTTGCGCGTTTTGACCAGCCAGTGGACATAAAGAAGCTTAATAATCTACTTTTGAGATTTAACTGTACATAGCAGCAACATTCTTGCAAGTATATCTGAAGAAGAAAGTATAGAAAAGATTTGCTTTCACAGTATCATCTTGCACCTCGATTTTCTTCCAAGATTATGAAGTCAGTCAACAATAATGGTTTGACAGATTacccatttttttaatatttgattattaattaCTTCTCTTAATTGTTACAAAAGGTAGATTATATTTCACTATTAGAAAGTCAACTTGGTCCATTTTGAAAAAGGTTACCGGTCGATCTTCTAATGTTTACTTTCCTAGTTTGACCATTGTTACAGACTTGTTATTTTTTTGTGTATAGAGattaatgtataatgtatacTTTTTTAGTTCTTATATGAGATGCACAGTGTTTGGCTCTTTTTAGTTCTAAGGCTCTCACCATTTTCCATCTAAGAGCCGTTTATGGATGGTAAACTGTTATACCAAGCTTGTATCTGGTGATAGCTTATGGTGTATGCTAGAACCTGTGTTTTATTAACCCCAAAAGAGATGTGGTAATGGATTTAGTGTCAGAAAGTTGGGATGATATTCTGACCAAAGGTGTAATCTAGTCGAGACTAGCTACTCGACACTACTCTGGATTGACTTGAAAAATACTCCAAATGACTCTACTGTCAAGCTATCGGAGTAGATCTTCAAGTCGAATTTGCTGTCAAAACTCAAAATGCTCTGCTAGTAATTTCAAAAATCTTATCCGGCTTGAGctattttgaaattttacttttttgtgcATTATATCTTTGACATAGTTACCGTACTACTTAAATTGAGTTTAGTTCTAAAGTGTAGGGTCGAACTCCAAAGTATCGAGCAACTTATACTCACATCGATTTAACTTACATTAAATACTTTATTATGATCATTTGGTCGAACTGAGCTCGAAAGCATCAGTTAATTGATCAAGGTCgagtttgaaaataaaatcaCGGTTGAACTGGTTTCAAGATTTGAGTTTAGTAATCAAGGGCGAGGGGGCAAGAGGGTCAATGCCCCTCGAAATTTAAACTTAGTCATGTATTTCTAAATATTTcaagaatttttaaattttttatataggtttttaacattttgtccttttttggattgttttttaaatttgccttttttgaattttttcctGGCATCACCTTTGTCATTAATTGAGGCTAGCTAAAGCTTTgtcattgtatgtaatcaacTCTGTTTAGTTATACCGCCGCTAATCTAGCTTAACGCTCGAACCTATATCAAAACAATTCACGAAGCAACCGTCCCTAAACTCTGTCCAAAGGACACCAGGATGAACTCCCAGTAATGACACTACCCGGACATTACATACATATccaaagaggaaaaaaaaaggtcacaGTAGTACATTAGTACATAGACCTTTAAAACGCATTTAGGGTCGGCGGAACTTGTACGCCTATTATAAGGGGACAGAACTAAATGAAACCCAAAATGTtagaatataaatattaaatttaaagatatattaaaatattagtaataaaaataaaagctttttgctgttaaaaaaaaatgaaaaaaaaaggttttagaGGGGCTAGAACCCCCTTGGTACCTTGATGCTTTGTTCTCGAGTTTTTTATTGAAGAGAAAGGAAAAGAATATGaaggatttttaaaatatttgtattctAGAGTTTCATtaaagagaagaagagaaaagaaaggaaaggagtTGGAAGGAGAGTTCAATACATTTTGGTTACAATTTTTTCCTTCCACTTTTaggatgatttggaaggaaagaaaATCTACCCCTTCTCTTCCATTCacctctcttcttttctttccgCTTCCTTTAAAAAAGAACTCGAGAACACAGCATAAAAGTTTCATCCTTAGGGTGTCATACTATCGGATTCTGATAGGAAAAAATGATCATCCGAAAATTGTGTGATCAACCACAAGCCCATAGCTCTCTTGGGCTTATAATGAATTTAGAGTCCATCTCTTCCTTGATTGGGCTAATATCATGACGCCAtgggtttttactttttagtactATGTGTAAAGCTGTAGAGTACTAGAGTCCCAAAGTGCATGTTTTCATATTAAGGTGGTGTAAATCACTGAATTTGTATACCAGCCAATTGATGTGGATCAGTGGATGGTATACATGAGAACAATAAAAGGTACGATAACTAATCATAATACTTATATGCAGTTATGCGTGATGTTGATTTGatttatcttataatatttGTTCCTCCATTGGTTTAATATCATCAATTTTAATGGTTGGGAACTTTGGATTGTATCCGTGcgatttagtttattttattttttcctacTTCTCAAATTTTATTATGTCAACCAAATAACTATAAGGTACAAGTCGAAATAGTGATTAAAAATGCCTAGACATCTTAAAGATGCAAATCATCCCAAATCATTTTTTTGGTATAAATGTGATATACACTAGTATATGATATTGCACGACTAAAATGTCTAAATCAATTACTCGTGTTATTGTAAAAGTTATACATTTTGATTTATTCCCTTTAAAACTGactaacaaattacaaatatttttttactaactcACATGACATCTTATGTGGCCTTCCATGTCACAATATTAACTTATTTTTAATGCTAACTTAACTAAGGTTaattttttctccttttttaatCCTCTTTATCATGTTCAACCAATTAATTTTTATCCTTTGAATCTAAACTATTTTTTTCCTATACCATCTAATTCCAAACAAATTTGTTTGACATCTTGTctaaatacaataataatactatatctatagatacacatataaaaataatcaaaacccaTTCTAACAATCAATAATATTTCATTCAAAACACAAGTTTAATCCATAAACTGAATATCCCATCATGTTCCTCATGAAATCTGATTGTCTAAACATGTCTAATAATCAGC harbors:
- the LOC122604020 gene encoding type I inositol polyphosphate 5-phosphatase 10; protein product: MKMTGKNEEIKKSFIHKILSMRLNNGDERKVMKNSYDPTEIQVDNAIGALDCENLLGDSMAVSHDVQSLSVFTATWNVGGKSPSSDLNLDNLLQIHRQSDIYVLGFQEIVPLNAGNVLVIEDNGSAAKWLSLISQSLNKSSYTDYCLLKRPHTNTNSLERKISGSSSMFLQRTSLKAASKSFRSESRRRFKSCNCAIVEPERRSYGRDSCFACQKSKSNGFDYASSSEEDDTLNTSAVTADVNVTAPTGKNQHLRYSLIKSKQMVGIFVTIWVKKELIPYIGHLRTSCISRGILGYLGNKGCISVSMTFKQTSFCFVCSHLASGEKEGDELRRNLDVIEILKSTQFPRICKTYNAKVPDKILDHDRVIWLGDLNYRIALSYHETKKLLEQNAWDALLSKDQLKIEREAGRVFEGWKEGKIYFPPTYKYSYNSDSYAGDTITSKSKRRTPAWCDRILWYGEGIYQKSYSRWDSRFSDHRPVCATFIIFLL